AGCATCTCCTTTTTTTCATATATATCGGTATTTTAACTAAAGTCGGTAAATTAAAAAGAAAAATTACGTGAAATATCCATATCCACGCCACTATTTACACCACAAAAACAGCTTAAATAAAATACAAATGATATGCGAAGAAAAAATAATATTTATTTTATTGTGCTTAATGTAGCCAAAGATATTTTTATAGAATTTATATGATTTTAATAAAAGTGGCTCCGGATGCTGGATTCGAACCAGCGACCAATCGGTTAACAGCCGACTACTCTACCGCTGAGCTAATCCGGAATAAAAAAGAGTGGGAATTATACCTAAAACTTTTTTGTTTGTCAATAACATTGATTGAGCACAAAACCAAAATACAAATTTTTACTAAGCTACAACAATTTCAAAACATAAAAAGCTCAAAATAAAATCAAAACATTACAAGATCACAACTTCGCTTTTTAACTCTATACCAAATTTATCCAAAACTCGCTCTTTGGCTAAATTTATAAGGCTCAAAGCATCTTCAAATTTACCACCACCATAATTTATCAAAAAATTCGCATGCATCTTGCTAAATCCGCAATCTCCTATCCTAAATCCTTTTAGCCCAACGCTCTCTAGCAAGGCTCCAGCATAATGTCCTGGCGGATTTGCAAAACAAGAACCAAAACTAGCGCCTTTTGGTTGGTTTGCCCTTTTTGCATTTAACACTTTAAATAGCTCATCATCAAACTCGCGTATCACTTCAAAACTAGCTTCAAATATCACACCTTTTATATTTGAATGACGATAGCTAAAGTCGCACTCTTTTTTAGAAAATTCACCATAACTAGTGGTGATATTTTTTAAGTTCAAGCTGATCTCGTGCTCTTTTACTCCGGCGTTCATAGTAATCATTCCACCAATGCTACCAGGGATTTTTTTTATAAACTCAAATCCTCCGATATTATGATCTTTGGCAAATTTAAAAAGCTTTGCACTACTAGTTTTTGCGCCCACTTTTAAGATATGGTTTTCAAATTTGATATAGTCGAATTTAGAGCTTAAAATCCCCATTTTAGGCGGATTTGGCGAGATCAAGATATTGTTTGCACCGCCTATCATCACTCCGCTAAATTTACGTATCTCGTCTATAAGTTCTACATCAAAAACTCCGCCGATCTTAACAGAGCTAAATTTAGAAAAGTCGATCTTCATTGTATAAAAGTCGGTATCATATTTAAAATTCTAGCCGTAAAATCCGTCATTTGGTTCATCATCCAAGGCATTAAGAAGATGATTATCACGACGACTAAAATGATCTTTGGTACAAAGCTCAAAGTCATTTCGTTTATTTGAGTCGTAGCTTGAAATATACTAATAAGAAGTCCTGCTATAAGACCGGCTAAAAGCATAGGAAGGCTTATCATAAGAGTCAGCTTAAAAGTCTCAACTCCAAGCCCTATAAGATCGCTTTGCATCAGGCGTTTCTGCTTTCTAAATACTCAGTAGGGATAAAATTTGGCTCTGCTTTTATAAGGTTAGGATAAAATCCGTTTTCAAAACCTAGCTCAAAAAGCCTATCTAACGCCTTTATCTGAAGTTTGTCCATACTTATAGAACTATCATTTGCATATAAATTTAGATAAATTTCAAGTTTTTTATCATCTACTCTGACTAAATTTCGCTCTAAAAGCATTTTGCAAAGCAATTTTTTGTTTTTATTTGCGATATCTACAGCTTTTGTCAAAACTCTTTCACACTCTATAGCATCAGTTAGCGGCAAGCTTCTTCGCACCGCCATTCCACCAAGAGGCAGTGGCAAAGTATCATCATTTCTAAACTCGCACCAGATATCCCAAATTTCACGCTCCACG
The sequence above is a segment of the Campylobacter hyointestinalis subsp. lawsonii genome. Coding sequences within it:
- a CDS encoding UDP-N-acetylmuramate dehydrogenase; the protein is MKIDFSKFSSVKIGGVFDVELIDEIRKFSGVMIGGANNILISPNPPKMGILSSKFDYIKFENHILKVGAKTSSAKLFKFAKDHNIGGFEFIKKIPGSIGGMITMNAGVKEHEISLNLKNITTSYGEFSKKECDFSYRHSNIKGVIFEASFEVIREFDDELFKVLNAKRANQPKGASFGSCFANPPGHYAGALLESVGLKGFRIGDCGFSKMHANFLINYGGGKFEDALSLINLAKERVLDKFGIELKSEVVIL
- the fliQ gene encoding flagellar biosynthesis protein FliQ, with translation MQSDLIGLGVETFKLTLMISLPMLLAGLIAGLLISIFQATTQINEMTLSFVPKIILVVVIIIFLMPWMMNQMTDFTARILNMIPTFIQ